The DNA region GAGTGTGTGACGGAGTTCATGAAAGGTGTGGCGGAAATGACGGTGGAGCTCGGCAAAGGTTGCAGGGACAATGTGAAACAAAGCTTTGTCAACGAAGAATCTTACCTGGTCAAGAATTTCGGTAGGAATTCATACTTAGGGAAAAGAGTTGGTGGAACTTGTTCCAAGGTGTGTGAAAAATTGAGCTTCTTCAATGAGTATTTACCTAAAGATAAGGAGAAGGAGTTGGTAGCACGATAAAAGAGCGAGTAGGAGAGGTGGTGGGGAGATTTCAGTCATTGTAGAGATAATGGAAGGGACGGTGTGATTGCGGGAAAGGGGAGGAAGAGAACCtggactgaagaagaagaaggaagttaGTGACCCTCTATTTTATAAACAATTGAAAAAAgaccctaaaaaaaaaaacatttttattttgatgcTTTTTAGTGTTTCGGTGCGCCaaaaaattttttagtattttggtgtGCTAACACCTCCTGCGTACCAAATCCGTGCCCCTTCTTCATTTTAAGGTTGGCTCTTCTTCCATCTGATCTGTTGTTTGTTTCTGTTTGTGTACTTGTGTTGGCATTATTTTTCTTGAAAATGTCTTTGAAATTATGAGAATGTTAGTAGGGATTCATTATTCTTAGCACGTCATGATCAATGCTATTAACTAGGCGCTACTATTCGACTTATCTTAGAGACTCTAAATTAGATATATTAAACATATAAATATGAGCTTGTATCACTTATCAAGATCATGTGTTAGCCAGATATATAAGATAAGTTTAAGTAATTCAAAgcatgcaaatatatacatacatatatatatatatatacatatatatatatatatatatatatatatatatatacacagtgGCGGAACCAAAAATTTCATAAGAGGgggccaattaaatataaaatataacaaaaaattaacaaaatatgatttgtagcatatatatcaaaaaagtaattatattatataaaagtcaatgttcaactacatactttaagattttgatatttttaaacttgctcgacgatgcttcatggaactaaaatcatcaattatcatctctgaagtgaattttgaagcaatttccttttcaatatatacaatcatacaatctgctaaaaattcatcttccatcttgtttcgaagccttgttttaataatcttcatagctgaaaaggcccattcagttgttgctgttgtcacaggaagagtcaaaacaagacgaattaatctatcaattaaaggatatatatttgattttcctatctctgtcaatttttgacacaattcagcaagagtagacaaattctgaaaatctagagctttaaccacatcaagttcataatgttgtaactcataatccaattgaatcttttcttgctcagaaaaatctaaagaatagAAATTCTTTACAAGATTGCATATGTTGCAAACACTGAATAACTTGAAAGCATCTTTAGGATCTAGAGATGTACTCAGTATGAGGAGCTCGGTTGCTTGCTCACTAAATCTACTATTTAGCTCTTTCAATTGAAAATCTATCACGCTAGTAAAAATGTCAACACGATAGTGGTGTTCAACAGTGACAACATCCTTTTTACGACGAGACCGAATTATGTCACTAAAAGAAGCACCCATATCAGGTATCTGAATAGCATGATCATTGCAGAAAGAACTAACTTTCTCCAAAAGTGCTCCCCAACTACTATCTCTTAACTGTTGAATCAATGACTTTGTACTAGAAACCAGATGCATAGCATTCAAAATGTCTTGAGATTTTTGTTGCAATGCTTGACAAAGTTTATCAGTGATTCCCATGATTTCTTTCATCATatgcaaaatgaaaacaaaatcaaatgataataaagatTTAAGAGCATAAGTAGCATCACCACGTTGAGAATATGTAGATCCATTAGTAGCCAAATCTTCCAGAACTGAAGTTGTTGCTCCAAACATACGTAAAAGGCTACAAATTGAGTTGAAGTGAGAGCTCCACCTGGTATCTCCTGATCTTTTTAATGTGCCAATTTGAtttgctcctcttcctgtttCAATTTGATTAGTTGCAACTAAATGGGAAATTTCAGTTGCATAAGCAGATCGTAATTCATCATTGCGTTTGCAAGAAGAGCACACAACATTGATAATATTACTCAAACTTTGGAAAAAAGCATGAACATCAACAACTTCTTTAGCCGCAGCAACAAGAGCTAGCTGTAATTGATGAGCAAAGCAATGAACATAATATGCATAAGGACATTCTTGAATAATTAAAGCTTGTAACCCTTTCCACTCTCCACGCATATTACTAGCTCCGTCATACCCTTGACCTCGAACATTTTGAATGTTGAGATTGTGATGAGATAATGCAGAACAAATCTCTTGTTTTAGAGTAGCAGAAGTAGTATCTTTGACATGAACAACATCTATTAGCCTTTCTTTGACAAATCCATGCTTATCAACAAATCTAACAACAAGTGCCATTTGTTCTCTTCTAGATTCATCTCTAGCttcatcaacaatcaaacaaaacTTTGCATTACCAATCTCATTGCGAATTTCATTTTGCACCTTTCTAGCAAAAACATGTAGAATTTCCTTTTGAATAGAAGGTGATGTGTATATTGCATTTTGAGGAGCATTATCCAAAACAACTGCATCCACTTCTTTATTGTAAGAagctaataattttaacatttcaaGAAAATTTCCTCGATTCTGAGACTCATGACTCTCGTCATGTCCCCTAAAAGCACAAGCTTGAAACGTTAACCATTTGACAGTATCAATAGAGGCTTTAAGACGCAATCTATTGCTTAAAACTTGTTGTGAGCTTTGCTTAGCCAATACTTTGTCAATGTGACATAATTGATTAAGCAAATCTTTACAAGACTTAACAGCAATATTATGAGGAGAATTAAGAGATTTACCCACATGAGATAAAAATGCACAATcctttccattattcacttttttccaATTGCGAAATCCTCCTGATGTGAATGGACTtgattttttagaaaataaatagcatGGAAGACAAAATGCAGCATCCACTTCTGGCGAATATTCTAGCCAAGAAAAACTCTTAAACCAATGAGCTTTGAAACGACGAGGATGACTTTCTAGACCAGAAAGAGGGTACTCATCCATAATAAATTGATATGGTCCAAACTTTATGTATGCTCTACGGATTTCATCTTGTTGATTGATAGGATAATTCCAAATTTGCGGACGCTTTCCGGGATCACGCATCAATGTATCAATATTAACTTGATCTATTTCAGTCCTTGCTATTTTGGAAGCAGGGGGTTGAATATCTTGCTCAACAAGTTGTGTCACAGgttgttcaataatattttgaacattactcaaagaatctgaagctgaattttgttcatcatatattctctcttttctcttgaaaaatgagtgaattattttcatctttgacatttttaacttaacttgaactatctaacaaaaaaaaaaacaaaaataattgcatatatattattttcttaaaaaaaatattaaacctattgagcaataacaaataattttagaaacacaaatatataataaccaaaaataaagttattgatttacctgattattttttgttccaagtctcacaaaaaaataattctattgagttttgtcctcacttcaatctttgaacactgtccattataaaaaaaaataaattaattattttaaataaataatgtaaataatacttgacattgtcattaacttaaaaaaaattgaaatatacctctttgaatctttgttgtgcattcaatggttaatattttgttgttcacttctcttcaatggtttttcttcatatgtcttgttttggtatggaaagaaaattagaatgagaagagtagaagaccaaaagtttgggaatcactaaaagagagagaaaagtggcgctatgcctatgatagtttgaaacaaatatttgaaaaatgtactagggttactttaattaatagtatgggcttgggctagtataatagaaccatttttattaattattagaatgggctatttgttaacaagagcaacaataattcaaatatctaatacataatgcagtttttagtttttttaatttataaaattttgtaagttatattttttttaatattatatataaaaaaatttaatattattaattattactatttactatttttttaaaaaaaatttggggggaccatggccaccttaggtcccccgtggatccgccactgtacatatatatatatatatgtatatatatatatacacaaaaagcacataaatatcatataatcgcCTATAGGCTCAATTTAATACAACATAGAGTTTCATAGAGTATATCAactgcttatatatatatatacatatggacTCTGGAACTTATATTATCAGGCCTTGGCTTCACAAAAGCCACCCTACGCCGGGACCCGTCTAGCTTATATGATCATGCACAAAAGATACTAACACACTAAAAGTCTATACAAGGCAAGGACAAAAGACTACTAAATTACTGATAGATGATAACAGGAGGAACTTGTCCACAAGTATAAAAAATCACTCAGAGACACGTGATTTTGCTGTTACTGGCCTCCTCGGTTACTTCTGCCTCCACCTCATCAGATGAATCAAAATATAGATCTGCGATCATCTGATCGATCCATGCCGGTGGGTTCTCTCCTAAAGATGATGATCCAAATTTGTCGGGGATAGCTAGTTTGGCGTCATCTCTCCAAAGGTTTTCGAACGGCTCTGCTACAGGAAAGGGCAGTAGGGCTGCAAGCATCGATACATCAGGAATCACCGACTCCTGTGCGGGGTCAAACCATGGAGGGTGCTCTAGCTGATGAAGCATCAGAGACTCTGGCCCGAGTTCTACTATGTGCAAAGGATACGAAGGAAAAAGGATAATAGATTATGCCTGGATAAAGCTTGGATAACAAGAAATTGTAAGGTATGTCCGGCTCGAACTTAGGCCAAGAAGAGGATGTGCAAAAGGTTGGTTAGGAGGTAGTAGGTACGTGTGTGTGGACCACCTACAAATTACTGTACCTCT from Arachis hypogaea cultivar Tifrunner chromosome 10, arahy.Tifrunner.gnm2.J5K5, whole genome shotgun sequence includes:
- the LOC112717262 gene encoding uncharacterized protein, translated to MLKLLASYNKEVDAVVLDNAPQNAIYTSPSIQKEILHVFARKVQNEIRNEIGNAKFCLIVDEARDESRREQMALVVRFVDKHGFVKERLIDVVHVKDTTSATLKQEICSALSHHNLNIQNVRGQGYDGASNMRGEWKGLQALIIQECPYAYYVHCFAHQLQLALVAAAKEVVDVHAFFQSLSNIINVVCSSCKRNDELRSAYATEISHLVATNQIETGRGANQIGTLKRSGDTRWSSHFNSICSLLRMFGATTSVLEDLATNGSTYSQRGDATYALKSLLSFDFVFILHMMKEIMGITDKLCQALQQKSQDILNAMHLVSSTKSLIQQLRDSSWGALLEKVSSFCNDHAIQIPDMGASFSDIIRSRRKKDVVTVEHHYRVDIFTSVIDFQLKELNSRFSEQATELLILSTSLDPKDAFKLFSVRFFVDKALFHIVPATFAELHRHFRHTFHELRHTLLHSHPFTITATATANNKFR